A section of the Prochlorococcus marinus XMU1402 genome encodes:
- a CDS encoding beta-ketoacyl-ACP synthase III has product MEEIKFNQIGVSFKGSGSYVPDQILTNQKISQKVDTSDEWIKSRTGISERRISNLKENVTEMGYVAALNAIKMANWDIETIDLIILATSTPNDLFGSAPSIQAKLGAENAVAFDLTAACSGFLFSLVTATQYLKGGSFKRAIVIGADQLSSFVDWNDRRSCILFGDGAGALAIEATNLFDNFIGFDMRTDGERGSFLNLPSKNNKDSIVDNIDFLSGGFSSIQMNGQEVYKFAVREVPIILEKLFRTTNFSSDKVDWLILHQANQRILDSVGDRLKISKEKILSNLEKYGNTSAATIPIMMDEAIRDNRIKQNDIIASSGFGAGLSWGAALFKWG; this is encoded by the coding sequence TTGGAAGAAATAAAGTTTAACCAGATCGGAGTCTCATTTAAAGGAAGTGGAAGTTATGTACCCGATCAAATACTAACCAATCAAAAAATCAGTCAAAAGGTAGATACAAGTGATGAATGGATAAAATCTAGAACTGGCATCTCTGAGAGAAGAATTTCTAACTTAAAAGAAAATGTTACTGAAATGGGTTATGTAGCGGCACTTAATGCTATAAAAATGGCAAATTGGGATATTGAAACGATTGACTTGATTATTTTGGCTACTTCTACTCCTAATGATTTATTTGGTTCTGCGCCATCTATTCAGGCTAAATTGGGGGCTGAGAACGCTGTAGCTTTTGATTTAACTGCAGCATGTAGTGGTTTTTTATTCTCTTTAGTAACGGCTACACAATACTTAAAAGGAGGTAGTTTTAAAAGGGCTATTGTTATAGGGGCAGATCAGTTATCAAGCTTTGTTGATTGGAATGATAGAAGAAGTTGTATTCTCTTTGGAGATGGCGCGGGTGCATTAGCAATTGAAGCCACAAATTTATTCGACAATTTCATTGGTTTTGATATGAGAACTGATGGAGAAAGGGGTTCTTTTCTTAATCTTCCATCAAAAAATAATAAGGATTCAATAGTTGATAACATTGATTTTTTAAGTGGAGGTTTTTCTTCAATTCAGATGAACGGTCAGGAAGTTTATAAATTTGCAGTTAGAGAAGTACCAATAATTCTTGAAAAATTATTTAGAACAACAAACTTTAGTTCTGATAAAGTTGATTGGCTTATATTGCACCAAGCTAATCAAAGAATCTTGGATTCTGTAGGAGACAGGTTGAAAATTTCTAAAGAAAAGATTCTCAGCAATTTAGAAAAATATGGAAATACATCGGCAGCAACAATTCCAATAATGATGGATGAGGCTATTAGAGATAATAGAATTAAACAAAATGATATTATTGCATCAAGTGGTTTTGGTGCCGGGTTAAGTTGGGGTGCAGCCCTATTTAAATGGGGTTAA
- a CDS encoding photosystem I assembly protein Ycf3 — protein sequence MPSNQNRDNFIDKAFTVIAESIVKIMPIAEKEKKAYIYYRDGLAAQNNGDYSEALEYYKESLLLEENKIDRGETLKNMAIIYMSNGEEDLSIETYEKALVENPKQPSCLKNIGLIYEKRGRYAEQNGDLDQRDIWFDKAAEVWSKAVRLYPGGYLDIENWLKNSGRSSIDMYL from the coding sequence GTGCCTAGTAATCAAAACAGAGACAATTTTATTGATAAAGCTTTTACTGTAATTGCTGAATCTATTGTGAAAATAATGCCTATTGCAGAGAAAGAAAAAAAGGCATATATCTATTATAGAGATGGCCTAGCTGCACAAAATAATGGGGATTATTCGGAAGCATTAGAGTATTATAAAGAGAGTTTACTACTTGAAGAAAATAAAATTGATAGGGGTGAGACTTTAAAAAATATGGCAATAATATACATGAGTAACGGTGAAGAGGATTTGTCTATTGAAACTTATGAAAAAGCATTAGTAGAAAATCCCAAACAGCCATCATGCCTTAAAAATATAGGTTTAATCTATGAAAAAAGGGGAAGATATGCAGAGCAAAATGGTGATTTAGATCAAAGAGATATTTGGTTTGATAAAGCTGCAGAAGTTTGGTCTAAAGCAGTGAGATTATATCCAGGTGGGTATCTTGATATTGAGAATTGGTTGAAAAACTCAGGAAGAAGTTCAATCGATATGTATCTCTAA
- the radA gene encoding DNA repair protein RadA, whose protein sequence is MSSKLSTFICQNCGSETSQYFGRCLNCNSWNSIVEEIKSKRSRYKEIKDIKDSKKSILFNEISSKKISRFTSGFSEFDRVLGGGIVPGSVVLLGGEPGIGKSTIVLQSAGKISVNESVLYITAEESLEQVKIRWERLNQKSIDLKIFAETNLSIIIEEIKRVNPRFAIIDSIQAIYSHEMQSSPGSVSQVRACSSELQNLAKDNNIALLIIGHVTKDGALAGPKTLEHLVDTVINFEGDNISSHRLLRSIKNRFGSTFEIGIFEMLEEGLREIKNPSSIFTNKENIAGVTTTITNEGTRPLAVDIQALVNKTFYSNPRRTTTGISVNRLHQILAVIEKHVGIKLSEFDCYIATGGGFEINDPSSDLGVAISILSSLKNIPPLASSSFIGELGLSGQVRKSNNLRTKIEEAVRLGIKNIVVPKLEEELNNNFQNLINIKEISDIKEAVDYSLSE, encoded by the coding sequence ATGTCTAGCAAATTATCGACTTTTATATGTCAAAATTGCGGATCTGAAACTTCTCAATACTTTGGTAGATGCCTTAATTGCAACTCATGGAATTCCATTGTTGAAGAAATAAAAAGTAAAAGATCTAGATACAAAGAAATAAAAGATATAAAAGATAGTAAAAAATCCATACTTTTTAATGAGATTTCATCCAAAAAAATATCTAGATTTACAAGTGGTTTTAGTGAATTTGATCGAGTTTTAGGAGGTGGAATAGTACCTGGATCTGTTGTTTTACTAGGAGGAGAACCAGGTATAGGTAAAAGCACAATAGTTCTTCAATCAGCAGGAAAAATATCTGTAAATGAGAGTGTTTTATACATAACTGCGGAAGAATCTTTAGAACAAGTAAAAATTAGGTGGGAAAGGTTGAACCAAAAAAGTATTGATTTAAAAATTTTTGCAGAAACCAATTTATCTATAATTATTGAAGAGATCAAACGCGTAAATCCAAGATTCGCAATTATTGATAGTATTCAAGCGATCTATAGTCATGAGATGCAAAGTTCGCCAGGATCGGTTTCTCAAGTTAGAGCATGTTCATCTGAATTACAAAATCTCGCCAAAGACAATAATATTGCACTTCTAATAATTGGCCATGTAACCAAAGATGGTGCTTTAGCTGGTCCAAAAACTCTGGAGCATTTAGTTGATACAGTAATAAACTTTGAAGGAGATAATATTTCTTCACATAGATTACTTAGAAGTATAAAAAATCGATTTGGATCAACCTTTGAAATTGGAATTTTTGAAATGCTTGAAGAGGGCTTACGAGAGATAAAAAACCCAAGTTCAATTTTTACAAATAAAGAAAATATTGCAGGTGTAACCACTACGATTACAAATGAAGGCACTCGACCATTAGCAGTTGATATACAAGCACTAGTAAATAAAACTTTCTACAGTAATCCAAGAAGAACTACAACTGGAATAAGCGTAAATAGATTGCATCAAATATTAGCTGTTATTGAAAAGCACGTAGGTATAAAATTATCTGAATTTGATTGTTATATAGCTACTGGTGGGGGGTTTGAAATTAATGATCCTTCATCTGACTTAGGTGTAGCAATATCAATTTTATCAAGTTTGAAAAATATTCCTCCTTTGGCAAGTAGCTCATTTATTGGGGAATTAGGTTTAAGTGGTCAGGTTAGAAAATCTAATAACCTTCGAACAAAAATAGAAGAAGCTGTAAGACTAGGAATAAAAAATATAGTAGTGCCAAAATTAGAGGAGGAACTAAATAATAATTTTCAAAATTTAATAAATATCAAAGAGATTTCCGATATTAAAGAAGCAGTTGACTATTCTTTATCAGAGTAA
- the plsX gene encoding phosphate acyltransferase PlsX, which translates to MGKESAQKINKSRAIRRLVIWYKRNSAVTSLVDTATSSAATASNVAGNVVSGAGSVVSTAGNVASNVAGNVAGNVVSSAESVVNTASSVVLNASSIAKNTLQPLVFDPLKRLQNNDNILDKEEESQSKRIWIAVDGMGGDYAPGPILEGCLEAICRFPINIKFVGKIDKVKKSAEELGLIELLEKEIENNRLELIDSGDPVGMNEEATAVRKKKNASINVAMDLVRNNKAQAVYSAGNSGAMMASAIFRIGRLKGIDRPAIGALFPTKDQTRPVLVLDVGANTDCKPSYLHQFALLGNIYAKDVLQVRKPRIGLLNIGEEECKGNDLSLKTFELLSNEKSFDFGGNCEGRDVLSGSFDVVVCDGFTGNILLKFLESVGGVLLDILRSELPRGRRGKVGSAFLKSNLLRIKKRLDHAEHGGALLLGVNGICVIGHGSSKSLSVVSALRLAHSAVNHNVMENLNQLQKLQVLNS; encoded by the coding sequence ATGGGGAAAGAATCAGCGCAAAAAATTAACAAATCCAGAGCTATTAGAAGATTAGTTATTTGGTATAAAAGAAATTCTGCTGTGACTTCTTTAGTAGATACTGCTACTAGTTCGGCAGCAACGGCTAGTAATGTTGCTGGTAATGTAGTTTCCGGTGCCGGATCTGTTGTAAGCACAGCTGGCAATGTTGCAAGTAATGTTGCTGGTAACGTTGCTGGTAATGTAGTTTCAAGCGCTGAATCTGTTGTAAATACTGCTAGTAGCGTAGTGTTAAATGCTAGTTCAATAGCTAAGAATACATTACAGCCATTAGTATTTGACCCTTTAAAAAGGCTGCAAAACAATGATAATATTTTAGATAAGGAAGAGGAATCTCAATCTAAAAGAATTTGGATTGCAGTTGATGGTATGGGTGGCGATTATGCTCCGGGGCCAATACTCGAGGGTTGCCTCGAAGCGATCTGCAGATTTCCGATAAACATTAAGTTTGTTGGCAAAATTGATAAAGTTAAAAAATCAGCAGAAGAACTCGGTTTAATTGAATTACTTGAAAAAGAAATAGAAAATAATCGTCTTGAATTAATTGATAGTGGAGATCCTGTAGGAATGAATGAAGAAGCTACTGCAGTTAGAAAAAAGAAAAATGCAAGTATAAATGTTGCAATGGATTTAGTAAGAAATAATAAAGCCCAAGCTGTTTACTCAGCTGGCAATTCGGGAGCAATGATGGCTTCTGCCATATTTAGAATTGGAAGATTGAAAGGAATTGATAGACCTGCCATAGGCGCATTATTTCCTACAAAGGATCAAACTCGCCCTGTATTAGTTCTAGATGTTGGTGCAAATACGGATTGTAAACCCTCTTATCTTCATCAGTTTGCTCTCCTAGGTAATATTTATGCAAAAGATGTTCTTCAAGTAAGGAAACCAAGAATTGGTCTTTTAAATATTGGAGAAGAAGAATGCAAAGGTAATGATTTATCTCTTAAAACATTTGAACTATTATCTAATGAAAAAAGTTTTGATTTTGGAGGTAATTGTGAAGGTCGAGATGTATTGTCAGGTAGTTTTGATGTAGTCGTTTGTGATGGTTTTACCGGAAATATATTATTAAAATTTCTTGAGTCTGTAGGTGGTGTCTTATTAGATATTTTAAGATCTGAGCTTCCAAGAGGAAGGCGAGGAAAAGTTGGTTCAGCTTTTTTAAAAAGTAATCTATTAAGAATAAAGAAAAGATTAGATCATGCAGAACATGGGGGTGCCTTATTACTTGGTGTAAACGGTATTTGTGTGATCGGCCATGGAAGCAGTAAGTCTTTATCAGTCGTAAGCGCCCTTCGTTTGGCTCATTCTGCAGTGAATCATAACGTGATGGAAAATTTAAATCAACTTCAAAAGCTTCAAGTTTTAAATTCATAA
- the rpaB gene encoding response regulator transcription factor RpaB, with translation MALSSQTKETILVADDEASIRRILETRLSMIGYKVVTASDGKEALKLFKDYEPDLVVLDVMMPKLDGYGVCQELRKDSDVPIVMLTALGDVADRITGLELGADDYVVKPFSPKELEARIRCVLRRIDKEQIPGMPNSGLILVTDIKIDTNRRQVFKSDERIRLTGMEFSLLELLVSRSGEPFSRGEILKEVWGYTPERHVDTRVVDVHISRLRSKLEADPANPELILTARGTGYLFQRIVDIAPFDGK, from the coding sequence ATGGCTTTATCTAGTCAAACTAAAGAAACAATACTTGTCGCAGATGACGAAGCAAGTATTAGAAGAATTTTGGAGACGCGTCTCTCCATGATTGGCTACAAAGTTGTAACTGCAAGTGATGGTAAAGAAGCACTAAAGTTATTTAAGGATTACGAACCTGATTTAGTAGTTCTTGATGTCATGATGCCAAAGTTAGATGGTTATGGAGTTTGTCAAGAATTAAGGAAAGATTCTGATGTACCAATTGTTATGTTAACTGCATTAGGAGATGTTGCAGATAGGATAACAGGGTTAGAATTAGGTGCTGATGATTATGTAGTAAAACCATTTAGCCCAAAGGAGTTAGAAGCAAGAATTAGGTGCGTTCTTAGAAGAATCGACAAAGAGCAAATTCCTGGTATGCCTAATTCAGGATTAATTTTGGTTACGGATATAAAAATTGATACAAATCGAAGACAAGTTTTTAAAAGTGATGAGAGAATTAGATTGACTGGTATGGAATTTAGTCTCTTAGAACTTTTGGTAAGTAGGTCAGGAGAGCCATTTAGTAGAGGAGAGATTCTGAAAGAAGTTTGGGGATATACTCCTGAGAGACATGTAGATACAAGAGTCGTAGATGTTCATATTTCAAGATTAAGATCCAAACTAGAGGCTGATCCAGCAAATCCTGAATTAATATTGACAGCACGGGGTACAGGATATCTTTTTCAACGGATTGTAGATATAGCTCCTTTTGATGGTAAATAA